One window of Flavobacterium dauae genomic DNA carries:
- the sprA gene encoding cell surface protein SprA, giving the protein MKTSSHTYILLKYFFIIIFLCNVTPAWAQIDEESEDNIIIRGAISLKDVDSIMKMYTYDPVTDKYIYTVTNNEFNLEYPMILTRKQYEDILLKAALREYYSKRLAANEDRLTEEEKKDLLPGYYVNSKLFETIFGGNTIDVKPSGSVELDLGIRYSKQDNPIISPRNRRTFALDFNQRINLSLQGKVGTRLNTDINFNNQATMDFQKQMLKLNYEPDEDAILQGIEVGNVSMPVNNSLIRGAQNLFGVKTKLQFGRTTITGVVSKQTSERKTIVAEGGGTVQDFELFALDYEQNRNFFLSQYFRYQYDNALRNYPYIDSRVRITRVEAWVTNRQNRVGQTNNNMRNIIALQDLGEARLNNADTDRIIGIDLNANPTFFGNSQINAPVDNANNQFNPEAIGSNFLNQGIRQITTAQNGFNIPVTEGRDYVKLENARKLLENEFKFHPQLGYITLQQPLNNDEVLAVAFEYTIGGKVYKVGEFGTDGVDATVIGQDGNNQDIPTTQSLVLKMLKSTLASVNEPVWDLLMKNVYKIPNTSFLDKEGFRLNIMYTDPSPLNYISPVAGTTLPEDVANTPLLNVFNLDRLNSTDDPQNGGDGWFDYIANSPTSNNPSNNNNQGGGGYNNQNAGLQNTNKFEGITIDQENGRIIFTTVEPFGEHLFKKLSNNPSENYNVDASYNANQKKYVYKNLYRNTYTKALQESEKNKFQLKGKSSSAAGDGIPINGFNLVPGSVVVTAGGRTLVEGVDYTVDYARGMVQILDPSLKESNTPIEISTEENSMFSQNRRSFFGVDVEHKVSDKLILGATYLRLSEQPLTVKSNYGDESVNNAIYGFNFNYSTDAPFLTRWVNKLPNIDTDVMSTLTFKGEFAYLKPGASKLDQINGEATSYIENFEGTQSNIDVLNPTMWFMSSVPVGFGENFTDLQSGYRRAKMSWYNIDQIFYSPYRRPDEITDGMLSSNKTRRIDKSELFPTMDIAQGELLTMNPLNLTYYPKERGPYNFNPQFLANNELPNPQQNWAGIMRSIASTNFEQANVEYIEFWMMDPYTGNTGDVADINNTGKVYFNLGYISEDILQDGMKQYENGLPTPANNAPTVSSVWGKVPASTALIYAFDTDANNRIYQDVGLDGLNDEEEKAKFSQFSSLGDPAADNYEFFLTAQGDILSRYKNYNGLQGNTPIQFTDTNRGNTNLPDVEDIDNDNTMNTINAYYQYEVNVNPNPVIGENYVVDVRTTEVKFLNGNSTPVKWVQYKVPIIASEEYAVGAISDLQSIRFMRMFLTGFSDEVTLRFGTLNLVRSDWRRYTENLVEDPNVVVQGTNTGFDVTTLNILNNYSRTPIPYVLPPGIDREKINQNNTIINQNEQALSLKVYKANATVTPNGLEPDDSRAVFKNVGNIDMRQYKKLRMFLHAEALENQNDASRLKDDEMVAFIRFGNDFTDNFYQVEIPLKVTEWGTTVAEEIWPLANEIELQLELLTKLKLMRNRDTNQDPNFIYFKNEEELAPELANKINKLRIGVKGNPNFGMLRTIMIGVRNNTKVLYENDVQSPRDLRGEVWFNELRMSDMTNKGGWAAVGTVDAKIADFAAVTATVNKQTMGFGSIEQGPQERSREDVFQYNVATAVNAHQLLPKKWNLNIPFSYSVAEEKITPEYDPNDPDIRLQTKMDEAQSEQERKQIKDRAIEYTKRTSINFIGVNKQRSPNQKQHFYDIENITLSHSFNEVQQHNYEVERMLDQQASSSLDYSFAFKPWNIEPFKKAEKFKKNKYLKLFSDFNLNLLPTSLTFRSNVLRQYNQQKYRMIDVEGIEIQPLYRRNYFFNYNYGVNFSLTKNLTLVYTASNNNVVRNFMDENRSVDNSLGIWDGYFDPGTPNLRMQTLQMTYKLPFDKVPFLAFINGDYSYTGDYSWQRATDAFSSVDYNGVNYQLGNTIQNANTHSLNSNITMDVLYKYIGLVPSTAKQKKAKTSLEVRPKPGEKVERNKELTAKEKKEEEEKGSAALDAAINFVTMVKKVGINYQESNGTVLPGYLGGLGFFGTSRPTLGYVFGSQEDVRYEAARKGWLTYYPEFNQEFSRMHTERLTFTGEIRPLKDLLISVTANKNYSTNMSEQYDVENGIYNSRSPYESGFFSTSNIMIGTAFGKSDVNGSAAFEQFKANRILVANRLATERGIDLSDPANIDEYGYPVGYSRTNQEVLIPSFLAAYSGKDISKQDNGFLKNIPLPNWSLRYTGLAKLGWFKDQFSQFTISHSYTSGYSVNNFQTNYEYLENPDGLNAGGNYPAKNVVSNITMNESFAPLIGIDFRTKSNIDFGVKINKDRMLSMSFDNNLLTEVQGNEYSFKLGFIIKDVGFTTNFEGVANGGRIVSDMRITTEFSWRRNQTLIRYLDYNNNQIGAGQDIKNIKVNASYDVSKNFTFIFYYEHMFSKAVISTMYPITNIRSGITLRYNFGN; this is encoded by the coding sequence TTGAAAACATCTTCACATACATATATACTTTTAAAATATTTTTTCATAATTATCTTTTTGTGTAATGTTACACCAGCATGGGCACAAATTGATGAAGAAAGCGAAGATAACATCATCATTCGTGGAGCAATTTCGTTAAAAGATGTGGACAGCATTATGAAAATGTACACCTATGATCCGGTAACCGACAAGTATATCTATACCGTTACCAATAACGAGTTTAATCTGGAATATCCAATGATTTTAACCCGTAAGCAATACGAAGATATTTTGTTAAAAGCTGCCTTACGCGAATATTATTCTAAACGTTTGGCTGCTAATGAAGATCGTTTGACCGAAGAGGAAAAAAAAGATTTATTGCCGGGTTATTATGTGAATTCTAAACTTTTTGAAACCATTTTTGGCGGTAACACTATTGATGTAAAACCAAGCGGTTCGGTTGAATTAGATTTAGGAATACGCTATTCCAAACAAGATAATCCAATCATATCTCCAAGAAACCGCCGAACTTTTGCCTTAGATTTCAATCAGCGAATCAATTTAAGTTTGCAAGGTAAAGTGGGTACACGCCTAAACACCGATATCAATTTTAATAATCAGGCAACAATGGATTTTCAAAAGCAGATGCTTAAGTTAAACTATGAGCCTGATGAAGATGCCATTTTACAAGGAATAGAAGTAGGTAACGTAAGTATGCCTGTGAATAACTCATTGATTCGCGGGGCACAGAACCTGTTTGGTGTAAAAACCAAATTGCAGTTTGGGCGTACCACAATTACCGGTGTGGTTTCTAAACAAACATCAGAAAGAAAAACAATTGTTGCCGAAGGTGGCGGAACGGTTCAGGATTTTGAATTATTTGCCTTAGATTACGAACAAAACCGTAACTTTTTCTTATCTCAATACTTTAGGTATCAGTACGATAATGCTTTAAGAAATTATCCGTATATAGACAGTCGTGTACGCATTACCCGTGTAGAAGCTTGGGTAACCAATCGTCAAAATAGGGTAGGACAGACGAATAACAATATGCGTAATATTATTGCGTTGCAAGATTTGGGAGAAGCACGTTTAAATAATGCAGATACAGATAGAATTATAGGTATCGATTTAAATGCAAACCCTACATTCTTTGGAAATTCGCAAATAAATGCCCCGGTTGATAACGCTAACAACCAGTTCAATCCCGAAGCCATAGGAAGCAACTTTTTAAATCAAGGCATTCGTCAGATAACCACCGCACAAAACGGCTTTAATATTCCCGTTACCGAAGGACGAGATTATGTAAAGTTAGAAAATGCCCGTAAATTATTAGAAAACGAATTTAAGTTTCACCCACAATTAGGATACATCACCTTACAGCAACCTTTAAATAATGATGAAGTTTTAGCGGTAGCATTTGAATATACCATTGGAGGAAAAGTTTATAAAGTGGGCGAATTTGGAACCGATGGTGTTGACGCAACCGTAATAGGGCAGGATGGAAACAATCAAGACATTCCAACCACACAAAGTTTGGTTTTAAAAATGTTAAAAAGTACCTTGGCATCGGTAAACGAGCCTGTTTGGGATTTATTGATGAAAAATGTCTATAAAATACCAAATACCAGCTTTTTAGACAAAGAAGGCTTCCGGTTAAACATTATGTACACCGATCCTTCGCCGTTAAATTATATTTCGCCGGTTGCTGGAACCACGTTACCAGAAGATGTTGCCAATACCCCGTTATTAAATGTATTTAACTTAGATCGTTTAAATTCTACCGACGATCCCCAGAACGGTGGCGATGGCTGGTTTGATTATATCGCAAACAGTCCCACAAGCAATAACCCTTCCAATAACAACAATCAAGGTGGTGGTGGATACAACAATCAAAACGCCGGTTTACAAAATACCAATAAATTTGAAGGGATAACAATAGACCAGGAAAACGGAAGGATAATTTTTACTACGGTTGAACCTTTTGGAGAACATCTATTCAAAAAATTATCAAACAATCCGTCAGAAAATTATAACGTTGACGCCAGTTACAACGCCAATCAAAAAAAATACGTTTATAAAAATTTATACCGCAACACTTATACAAAAGCGTTGCAGGAAAGCGAAAAAAATAAGTTTCAGTTAAAAGGTAAATCGTCAAGTGCTGCCGGCGATGGTATCCCTATTAACGGATTTAACCTTGTTCCGGGATCTGTTGTGGTAACGGCCGGCGGACGAACATTGGTTGAAGGAGTTGATTATACGGTAGATTACGCACGAGGAATGGTTCAGATATTAGATCCGTCTTTAAAAGAAAGTAATACACCTATTGAAATATCGACCGAAGAAAACTCGATGTTTTCACAAAACCGCAGAAGCTTTTTTGGGGTTGATGTAGAGCATAAAGTAAGCGATAAATTAATTTTAGGGGCTACTTATTTACGCTTGTCTGAACAGCCGTTAACCGTAAAATCAAATTATGGAGACGAATCGGTTAATAATGCTATTTATGGGTTTAACTTTAATTATTCTACCGATGCTCCTTTCTTAACGCGTTGGGTAAACAAGCTGCCAAATATCGATACCGATGTAATGTCAACCTTAACATTTAAGGGCGAATTTGCGTATTTAAAACCAGGTGCTTCTAAATTAGATCAAATCAACGGCGAAGCAACCTCTTATATCGAAAATTTTGAGGGTACGCAAAGCAATATCGATGTGTTAAATCCAACTATGTGGTTTATGTCGTCGGTACCTGTTGGGTTTGGCGAAAATTTTACCGATTTACAATCGGGCTACCGCCGTGCAAAAATGTCGTGGTACAATATCGATCAGATTTTTTACAGTCCGTACCGCCGTCCCGATGAAATTACCGATGGTATGTTGTCATCAAACAAAACCCGCCGTATTGATAAATCGGAATTATTCCCTACAATGGATATTGCCCAGGGCGAATTGTTAACAATGAATCCGTTGAATCTTACGTATTATCCAAAAGAACGCGGGCCATATAATTTTAACCCGCAGTTTTTAGCAAATAACGAATTGCCAAATCCACAGCAAAACTGGGCAGGTATTATGCGTTCTATTGCATCAACAAATTTTGAGCAGGCAAACGTTGAATATATTGAATTTTGGATGATGGATCCTTATACCGGTAACACGGGTGATGTAGCCGATATAAACAACACGGGTAAAGTGTATTTTAACCTGGGATATATTTCAGAAGATATTTTGCAAGACGGTATGAAGCAATACGAAAACGGATTGCCTACGCCTGCAAACAATGCACCAACAGTTAGTTCGGTTTGGGGTAAAGTTCCGGCATCTACCGCCCTTATTTACGCTTTTGATACCGATGCAAATAACCGTATTTATCAAGATGTTGGTTTAGATGGTTTAAATGACGAGGAAGAAAAAGCTAAGTTTTCACAATTTTCGTCTCTTGGAGATCCAGCGGCAGATAACTATGAATTTTTCCTGACAGCACAAGGTGATATCCTTTCACGTTACAAAAATTACAACGGCTTGCAAGGGAATACTCCAATACAGTTTACCGATACCAATCGGGGGAACACTAATTTACCAGATGTAGAAGATATTGATAACGATAATACCATGAACACCATTAATGCGTATTATCAATATGAGGTAAATGTTAATCCAAACCCGGTAATTGGCGAAAACTATGTAGTTGATGTACGTACAACAGAAGTAAAGTTTTTAAACGGAAATTCTACACCGGTAAAATGGGTACAGTATAAAGTGCCTATTATAGCAAGCGAAGAATATGCTGTAGGGGCTATTTCAGATTTGCAGTCAATACGTTTTATGCGTATGTTTTTAACAGGTTTCTCTGATGAGGTAACTTTGCGTTTTGGTACTTTAAATTTAGTGCGAAGCGATTGGCGCAGATATACAGAAAATCTTGTAGAAGATCCAAATGTTGTTGTGCAAGGAACCAACACCGGTTTTGATGTTACCACGCTAAACATTCTAAACAATTACTCCCGTACACCAATTCCGTATGTATTGCCACCGGGTATTGACCGTGAAAAAATAAATCAGAACAACACCATTATCAATCAAAACGAACAGGCTTTATCGTTAAAAGTTTATAAGGCAAATGCAACGGTTACACCAAACGGTTTAGAACCGGACGATTCAAGAGCGGTATTCAAAAATGTAGGTAATATCGATATGCGTCAGTATAAAAAACTGCGTATGTTTTTACACGCCGAAGCATTAGAAAATCAAAATGATGCCTCAAGATTAAAAGATGATGAAATGGTTGCTTTTATTCGTTTTGGTAACGATTTTACTGATAACTTCTATCAGGTCGAAATTCCATTAAAAGTAACCGAATGGGGTACAACGGTTGCAGAAGAAATCTGGCCGCTGGCTAATGAAATAGAATTGCAGTTAGAGTTGTTAACCAAGTTAAAATTAATGCGTAACAGAGATACTAACCAAGATCCTAATTTTATCTATTTTAAAAACGAAGAAGAGCTGGCACCCGAACTGGCAAATAAAATAAACAAACTGCGTATTGGTGTAAAAGGAAATCCAAATTTTGGAATGTTGCGAACCATAATGATTGGTGTAAGAAACAATACCAAAGTGTTATATGAAAACGATGTACAATCTCCTCGCGATTTACGTGGCGAAGTTTGGTTTAACGAATTGCGTATGTCTGATATGACCAATAAAGGCGGTTGGGCAGCAGTAGGTACAGTTGATGCTAAAATTGCAGATTTTGCCGCAGTTACCGCAACGGTAAACAAACAAACCATGGGATTTGGTTCTATAGAACAAGGCCCGCAAGAACGTAGCCGTGAAGATGTTTTTCAATACAACGTTGCAACTGCTGTAAATGCACACCAGTTATTGCCTAAAAAATGGAATTTAAACATACCGTTCAGCTATTCGGTTGCCGAAGAAAAAATTACGCCAGAGTACGATCCTAATGATCCTGATATTCGTTTGCAAACCAAAATGGACGAAGCACAAAGCGAACAGGAACGCAAGCAAATTAAAGACCGTGCCATTGAATACACCAAACGAACAAGTATCAATTTTATTGGCGTAAACAAACAACGTTCGCCAAATCAAAAACAACATTTTTACGATATAGAAAATATCACGCTTTCGCATTCGTTTAACGAAGTGCAACAGCATAATTACGAAGTGGAACGTATGTTAGATCAGCAGGCAAGTTCATCGTTAGATTATTCGTTTGCGTTTAAACCCTGGAATATCGAGCCATTTAAAAAAGCCGAAAAATTCAAGAAAAACAAATATTTAAAATTGTTCAGCGATTTTAACCTGAACTTATTGCCAACAAGCCTTACCTTCCGTTCAAATGTTTTACGCCAGTACAATCAGCAAAAATACCGGATGATTGATGTAGAAGGTATCGAAATACAGCCGTTGTACCGCAGAAACTATTTCTTTAATTACAATTACGGTGTTAATTTTAGTTTAACTAAAAACCTAACGTTAGTTTACACGGCGTCAAATAACAACGTTGTCCGCAATTTTATGGACGAAAATAGATCTGTTGACAATTCGTTGGGCATTTGGGATGGCTATTTTGATCCGGGTACACCTAATCTGCGTATGCAAACCCTGCAAATGACGTATAAACTGCCGTTTGATAAAGTACCGTTTCTGGCATTTATTAACGGGGATTATTCTTATACAGGTGATTATAGCTGGCAACGTGCAACAGATGCTTTTTCAAGTGTAGATTACAATGGTGTAAATTATCAGTTGGGAAATACCATTCAAAATGCCAATACACATAGCTTAAATTCTAACATTACTATGGACGTTTTGTATAAATACATTGGCTTGGTGCCAAGTACGGCAAAACAGAAAAAAGCAAAAACATCTTTAGAAGTACGACCAAAGCCGGGAGAAAAGGTTGAACGCAATAAAGAGTTGACAGCTAAAGAAAAGAAAGAGGAAGAAGAAAAAGGTTCGGCTGCTTTAGATGCTGCAATTAATTTTGTAACCATGGTTAAAAAAGTGGGAATTAATTATCAAGAATCAAACGGAACAGTGCTGCCGGGGTATTTAGGCGGATTAGGTTTCTTTGGAACTTCACGCCCAACGCTTGGTTATGTGTTTGGTTCACAGGAGGATGTTCGTTACGAAGCTGCCCGTAAAGGATGGTTAACCTATTATCCGGAATTCAATCAGGAATTTAGCCGTATGCACACCGAAAGACTGACGTTTACAGGTGAAATTAGACCATTGAAAGATTTGTTAATTAGTGTTACTGCCAATAAAAATTACAGCACCAATATGTCTGAACAATACGATGTTGAAAACGGTATATACAATTCGCGTTCGCCATACGAGTCAGGTTTTTTCAGTACCAGTAATATTATGATTGGAACTGCATTTGGCAAAAGCGACGTAAACGGTTCGGCAGCGTTTGAACAATTTAAAGCAAACAGAATTTTAGTTGCAAACCGATTGGCTACAGAACGCGGTATCGATCTGTCTGATCCGGCAAATATCGATGAATATGGTTATCCGGTGGGCTACAGCCGTACCAATCAGGAAGTCTTGATCCCATCATTTTTGGCGGCTTATTCGGGTAAAGATATTTCGAAACAAGATAACGGATTTTTGAAAAATATCCCGTTGCCAAACTGGAGCTTAAGATATACCGGTTTAGCCAAATTAGGTTGGTTTAAAGATCAGTTTTCACAATTTACAATTTCACATTCTTATACATCGGGCTATTCGGTAAATAACTTCCAGACCAATTACGAGTATCTGGAAAACCCTGACGGATTAAACGCGGGTGGAAATTATCCTGCAAAAAACGTGGTGAGTAATATCACAATGAACGAGAGTTTTGCACCGCTAATTGGTATTGATTTCAGAACAAAATCGAATATTGACTTTGGTGTAAAGATCAATAAGGACCGAATGTTGTCTATGAGTTTTGATAACAACCTGTTAACAGAAGTGCAAGGTAACGAATACAGCTTTAAATTAGGGTTTATTATTAAAGACGTTGGTTTTACAACTAATTTTGAAGGCGTTGCCAACGGAGGCAGAATTGTAAGCGATATGCGTATTACCACCGAGTTTTCTTGGCGACGTAACCAAACTCTTATCCGATATTTAGATTATAACAACAACCAGATTGGTGCCGGACAGGATATTAAAAATATAAAAGTAAATGCATCATACGATGTAAGTAAGAATTTTACGTTTATTTTTTATTACGAACATATGTTTAGCAAAGCGGTTATATCAACTATGTATCCAATAACAAACATACGTTCGGGTATAACTTTACGTTATAATTTTGGAAATTAA
- a CDS encoding NADP-dependent malic enzyme, whose translation MHKDTKRREALLYHAKPHPGKIAVVPTKPYASQRDLSLAYSPGVAEPCLEIAKNVTNVYKYTAKGNLVAVISNGTAVLGLGDIGPEASKPVMEGKGLLFKIFADIDVFDIEVDTKDIDAFVETVKNIAPTFGGINLEDIKAPESFEIERRLKEELDIPVMHDDQHGTAIISAAALLNALELAGKKIEDIKIVVSGAGSAALACSNLYLQLGVQSKNIIMFDKDGVLHTKRTDLLPVQMQYAKDVENLSLADAMKNSDMFLGLSAPNVLTPEMLLTMNNNPIVFAMANPVPEIDYELAVATRNDIIMATGRSDKPNQVNNVLGFPFIFRGALDVRATKINEEMKLAAVYALAKLAKETVPEQVNIAYGAKKLSFGKDYILPKPFDPRLMTEIPPAVAKAAMESGVATEPIADWDKYRDELSDRMGSDNKLVRLLMNRAKMDPKKVVYTEADQLNVLKAAQIAYEEGIAIPILLGNKEIILELKEEIGFDADVMIIDPKIKEEAERRERYAEKFWKSRERRGVTKFDAEKLMRDRSYFASMMVLHGEADAMLSGYSRSYSTALKPVLDLIPRANGVAKVSSTNLMLTKRGPMFLADTAVNPNPTTEGVAKIALMTSHVVKMFGLDPVVAMISYGNFGSSKEETPTKMRNAVDILHKQYPDMIVDGEIQMDFALNREMLKEKFPFSKLVNKKVNTLVFANLDAANTTYKMLKELNGVTSIGPILLGLDAPVHVFQLGASVEEMVNMTAVAVIDAQEKANRKK comes from the coding sequence ATGCACAAAGATACCAAACGCCGCGAGGCGCTTTTATACCATGCAAAACCGCATCCGGGTAAAATTGCAGTAGTTCCAACAAAACCTTATGCCTCTCAAAGAGATTTATCTTTAGCATACTCTCCGGGGGTTGCAGAACCTTGTCTGGAAATTGCAAAAAACGTTACTAATGTATATAAATATACCGCAAAAGGAAATCTGGTTGCAGTAATAAGTAACGGTACGGCGGTTTTAGGTTTGGGCGATATTGGTCCGGAAGCTTCAAAACCGGTGATGGAAGGTAAAGGCTTGCTTTTTAAGATTTTTGCCGATATAGACGTTTTTGATATTGAAGTTGATACAAAAGACATAGACGCGTTTGTTGAAACCGTTAAAAATATAGCACCAACTTTTGGAGGAATTAACCTGGAAGATATCAAAGCACCTGAATCTTTTGAGATTGAACGTCGTTTAAAAGAAGAACTGGATATTCCCGTAATGCACGACGATCAACACGGAACGGCAATTATTTCTGCGGCAGCGTTGTTAAATGCCTTAGAATTGGCAGGTAAAAAAATCGAAGACATTAAAATTGTGGTGTCTGGTGCGGGTTCGGCGGCTTTAGCGTGCTCTAATTTATATCTACAATTAGGTGTACAGTCAAAAAACATTATTATGTTTGATAAAGACGGCGTTTTGCATACAAAACGTACCGATTTATTACCTGTGCAAATGCAATATGCCAAAGATGTTGAAAACCTGTCGTTGGCTGATGCTATGAAAAATAGCGATATGTTTCTTGGGTTATCGGCACCAAATGTTCTAACACCGGAGATGTTGCTTACAATGAATAACAATCCTATCGTTTTTGCAATGGCAAATCCTGTTCCCGAAATAGATTACGAGCTGGCAGTTGCCACACGTAACGATATTATTATGGCAACCGGTCGTTCAGACAAGCCTAATCAGGTAAATAACGTATTGGGCTTTCCGTTTATTTTTCGTGGAGCGTTAGATGTTCGTGCAACAAAGATTAACGAAGAAATGAAGTTGGCTGCCGTTTATGCGTTGGCTAAACTGGCAAAAGAAACCGTGCCAGAGCAGGTAAATATTGCTTATGGTGCAAAGAAATTGAGTTTTGGTAAAGATTATATTTTGCCAAAACCGTTTGATCCACGATTAATGACCGAAATTCCGCCGGCAGTAGCAAAAGCAGCGATGGAATCGGGCGTTGCAACTGAACCAATTGCCGATTGGGATAAATACCGTGATGAATTATCAGACCGTATGGGGTCAGATAACAAGCTGGTTCGTTTATTAATGAACCGTGCAAAAATGGATCCTAAAAAAGTGGTTTATACCGAGGCCGATCAGTTAAATGTGTTAAAAGCGGCACAAATTGCGTATGAAGAAGGTATTGCAATTCCTATTTTATTAGGAAATAAAGAGATCATTTTAGAATTGAAAGAAGAGATTGGTTTTGATGCCGATGTAATGATTATCGATCCAAAAATTAAAGAAGAAGCAGAACGCAGAGAACGTTACGCAGAGAAATTTTGGAAATCAAGAGAACGTAGAGGAGTTACCAAATTTGATGCAGAAAAATTAATGCGCGACCGTAGTTATTTTGCTTCAATGATGGTTTTGCATGGCGAAGCAGATGCTATGTTATCGGGCTATTCCCGTAGTTATTCTACCGCATTAAAACCTGTGTTAGATTTAATTCCACGTGCCAACGGAGTGGCAAAAGTATCATCTACCAACTTAATGCTTACCAAACGCGGACCAATGTTTTTGGCAGATACCGCAGTAAATCCAAACCCTACCACAGAAGGGGTGGCAAAAATAGCCTTAATGACCAGTCATGTGGTTAAAATGTTTGGTTTAGATCCGGTTGTTGCAATGATTTCATACGGGAATTTTGGATCGTCAAAAGAAGAAACTCCAACAAAAATGCGTAATGCAGTAGATATTTTACATAAACAATATCCGGATATGATTGTTGACGGTGAAATTCAGATGGATTTTGCATTGAATCGGGAAATGCTGAAAGAAAAATTTCCGTTCTCTAAATTAGTCAACAAAAAAGTAAACACGTTGGTTTTTGCCAATTTAGACGCTGCAAATACCACTTACAAAATGTTGAAAGAATTAAACGGAGTAACATCGATTGGACCTATTTTATTGGGCTTAGATGCACCTGTACACGTTTTTCAGTTAGGGGCGAGCGTTGAAGAAATGGTAAATATGACGGCTGTTGCTGTGATAGATGCTCAGGAAAAAGCTAATAGAAAAAAGTAA
- the ruvA gene encoding Holliday junction branch migration protein RuvA yields MIAFLKGRLVEKTPTDIIIECNGIGYQVHISLHSYSLIKDLEAIQIHTYLQIKEDAHILYGFVEKVERELFKLLISVSGIGGNTARNMLSYVSPTDLIQAIASNDVKTIQSIKGIGLKTAQRVIIDLQEKVQKLYGIEDLSLPVNNTNAEEALSALEVLGFVRKTSEKLVKKIVEQNPEVTVEQIIKSALKSL; encoded by the coding sequence ATGATTGCGTTTTTAAAAGGGCGTTTGGTTGAAAAAACGCCAACAGATATTATAATAGAATGCAACGGAATTGGCTATCAGGTTCATATTTCGTTGCATTCTTATTCTTTAATTAAAGATTTAGAAGCTATTCAAATACACACCTATCTTCAAATTAAAGAAGACGCACATATTTTATATGGTTTTGTAGAAAAAGTAGAACGCGAATTGTTTAAATTGTTAATTTCGGTATCGGGTATTGGCGGCAACACAGCTCGCAATATGCTATCGTATGTTTCACCAACCGATTTAATACAAGCCATTGCATCAAACGATGTTAAAACCATTCAGTCAATTAAAGGAATTGGCTTAAAAACCGCACAACGCGTCATTATCGATTTACAAGAAAAAGTACAAAAATTATATGGTATAGAAGATTTATCTTTACCTGTGAACAATACAAATGCCGAAGAAGCGTTATCTGCTTTAGAGGTACTTGGATTTGTACGAAAAACTTCAGAAAAATTAGTGAAGAAAATTGTAGAGCAAAATCCGGAAGTAACTGTAGAGCAAATTATTAAGTCAGCATTAAAAAGTTTGTAA
- a CDS encoding T9SS type A sorting domain-containing protein, with the protein MDMIYKIRRIAMTLLFLTAMPITSQVLLSEDFESHPTGSYTTGPGGLYTIKGGQSTYITVDIEPGRGKILTIKHLSSSYMGSGGIRQPSSIMDSLWNTRTPGNDILKFELEFYGTSNGAFNAIGSITGNSSPNLIGINFQYLYLSNKRVLGSYLDDNNMPYAGNFGPNGTDSDFPRDTWIKVEMFVDYTTNNVHFYIPTLNIHTTGSFSHNQTPGHITVGAGALENSSLVKYDNIKVSALQTLPSYLGVSDFVSSKFKVFPNPVTEIVTITNSESIGIEQIEVFDISGKIVKSQKGNNENEMQVDISDFTSAMYLLHIQTKEGTAVKKVVKK; encoded by the coding sequence ATGGATATGATATACAAAATACGACGGATAGCAATGACATTGTTGTTTTTAACAGCTATGCCCATAACCTCACAGGTGTTGCTCAGCGAAGATTTTGAAAGTCACCCTACGGGGAGTTATACTACCGGACCAGGAGGGTTATATACTATTAAAGGTGGACAGAGTACTTACATAACGGTTGACATAGAACCTGGTAGAGGTAAAATTTTGACAATAAAACACCTAAGTTCATCTTACATGGGATCAGGAGGTATTCGTCAACCATCGAGTATAATGGACAGTTTGTGGAATACCCGGACTCCGGGCAATGATATTCTTAAATTTGAACTGGAGTTTTATGGGACATCAAATGGTGCGTTTAATGCTATTGGATCAATTACTGGTAATTCATCTCCAAATTTAATAGGTATTAATTTTCAGTACTTATACTTATCAAATAAACGTGTTTTAGGAAGCTATTTGGATGATAATAATATGCCATATGCCGGAAATTTTGGTCCTAATGGCACCGATTCTGACTTTCCTCGTGATACTTGGATTAAGGTAGAAATGTTTGTAGATTATACAACCAATAATGTCCACTTCTATATACCTACGCTGAATATTCATACAACCGGTTCTTTTTCTCATAATCAAACACCCGGTCATATCACAGTTGGTGCAGGGGCTCTTGAAAACTCATCTCTTGTTAAATATGACAATATTAAGGTTTCAGCATTGCAGACACTGCCTTCATACTTGGGAGTGAGTGATTTTGTATCGTCAAAATTTAAGGTGTTTCCCAATCCTGTTACGGAGATCGTTACGATAACCAACAGCGAAAGCATTGGTATAGAGCAGATAGAGGTTTTTGACATCAGTGGTAAAATAGTGAAATCGCAAAAAGGAAACAACGAAAACGAGATGCAAGTCGATATAAGTGATTTTACTTCGGCTATGTATTTGTTGCACATCCAAACTAAAGAAGGTACGGCAGTGAAGAAAGTGGTAAAAAAGTAG